TATCCCTCCCCCCACGCTCAGCACCATGCTGCAGCAGCAGCTGTACCACTGGGGCGTGGCCCGCCGCTGCTGCATAATGCAAAGGAGTCCAACTGTCTTCATGATCAGGCTCGTTGGGCAGCGCCCCGGCTGCCAGAAGCAGCTGACACACTGCATGGTGTCCACACCGTGCAGCCTCATGCAGTGCAGTACAGCCAGATAGTCCTGCCTTCACATCCAGCTGTGCTCCGGCAGCCAGCAGCACCCTGCACACATCGTGGTGGCCTCGCTCTGCTGCCAGCCATAAAGGCGTGCAGCCATCATGATCCTCGGCATCCACCTGGCTACCTGCGTCCAGGAGCACCTGCACCGTGTATGTGTCCTTCCGGTGCGCTGCCCAGTGTAGCTGAGTCCACCCATCGCTGTCTGCCTTATCCAGGTCAGCACCAACCTCAGCTGCAGCTCTGTTCTCCTGCAGCAGACAAAACAATCTAGTCAGAGAAAGGTCAGCCAGCTAGGTGACACTTCTACCAAGCTGTGTGAAACAGACTAGACTAGACAGCAATTCAGAAGGCAGACGGCTACAagatgcgccgtagcctgtatggcatgtgacgtcacaagcttgaacaggagaaccaatcagaatcagtcagtaacaagtgcttctcgagttactttgttcacgtgtgagtgttttaaaacatcgaataagtataactaacatatactgtgtatttgtaagataaataaatggaaggagatactATAAAAAGGCAAGTACTGCACAGGTAggcgcgggaaatagtgtttaaggtgtataattattttaaaaacattaacgagcATCATGGGCATCATGGTGCTGGCCGCAATGTTGCCAACACGCAGgagacgactgcagaagcatgaggtgtgggtttgcgaaccgtgcaaagaatattgttagtgaaggaaacaaatcTTTTAATGTGAGCGGAACTGCCACGTTTCGTTCTTCTGGAAAACTTCctcgtcgtaaaaaaaaaaacagtctctgaattagatgattttaataaaagtgtGCTGCGACTTATAGTATTAGATATGTACCTTCGAGAATCCGACTCTGAAGAATCTGACGGGACTGATGAGGGAATCAGTGACTTCGATTAAAACCAGGTACTGAATATTTATTCAatcctaatttatattaaatgtgaccgAAATGTGACAATATTGCATGGTACTCGTAGTTATTGCTTTAAGGTATTTAACTAGTTTAATTTGCGCCTAGAAATAGacctaaatacaatttctactcaAATAGTATATCattttttctagtaatacaccgtatacatttcgtattaaaactgtgtgatataataataataataataataataataataataataataataataataataataccgcacataaaaatcttaaaacttggtataagcattattaatagaacgtaagatttgataatgttctgataagaggtttgtcatgcttgcagtaatcaacagctaaggtcattattgtctttttaaaattcaaattctctcctcagctacttgtattgcacgcgcgcgtgaagtacgatgtagCAATGCTGTACATTGCCACATCGCTGTACATTGCCTCTctcactatctgtctctctctctcgacgcaaacgctagcagccgACCACCTTCCGAACTGGTGTGTCTAGTTAGCTGATGGGGCACAAGGCAGCAATCGTTCAGCAGAAGTACAAGTGACATCACAAGTAGTATTACTGGCAGTAGTACTGTAGCTTTGTGATTAGATTGGCTCTGATTTCAATGAACGTGTGTGGATCCCATGAACAAGTCTGATTCCAGTTCAGGAAACATCAGCCTTATATGCGACTGTGGCATGCTGtgtacagtaaaataaataagtagtgtAATGGCTAGCAGTCATAAGAGAAGAAGAACTATTCACAGGAAAACTAGAGAAATAGTTGAACAACTGAATCTGCATTGTAAAcaataatcaaatgaataaagGTTACTGATATCTATTTACAACTGAAACAAAACAAACTAAACAGCAATACCTTGAATAGAGAAGGATATTATGTGTGGCTTCTTTATCTGTGCCTTTATCTGTACACCACAAACAATGACAGTACCTCAGAAACTAAGCAAAATTGACTAGATGTTTTAATTAACTTTTTTGCTTGCTTTTATATCCTATATCAATTTCTCATATgtttagttacaccctgtatagtggcATGTTTTGACATAATCTTCAGGAGAGGGAGTGCAACATAAACATTTCGTTCACAATGCCCTGAAGGTCATAGCTGTCATCTTGAGTTATGTACAATATACGGCagtaataactgaaataaatattataggttattattattattattattattattattattattattaataaaatctttgaaaGCTTTTCAGTATTATAATGTTAAAAGAGTGACaatagcaaataaaaaataattaaaccacCACACAGCGATTTATTTTGTAGAGATCCAGCCAGAAATGCCTAGAAGGTTAAATGTTCAATCCAAGGCCACAACAACTAAAATCTATTATTACActtccggtgctgtgaattgaattttggcgtacctcagtggttagagcacttggtacatagaacctcgaacccgggttcgatccccagcgccagagcgaatttttatcctctaataacaattattaccataacagataaattctgtaggaccaaaaattaatctttacgtaactACTGCTTGCTTACAATAAGAAGCATATTCGCTCAAGTACCACGACAAAGCACATAATGATCAACATTTACAATGAACAGCAATGAATGCCTCTTTAACCAATAACAACAAATCCTTATTACTCAAGGGTCCTTTACACAAGAAATTTGACTGTCTCTAAACTACAAATCTGGTTCAGAGGAAGCTCTGATAGTTGAGTGACAGTTTGAATGGAAATTAAAGGTTGAAGATGGGGAACTAGGGAAAAGTAactagatgatgataatgatgatgagcaTGATGATTTCATCTACGCTGCAATGGAGCGaggaaaccccccccccccgtcccagccggggaaagttatctggttgaggttttttccggggttttccctcaacccaatacgagcaaatgctgggtaactttctgtgttggatcccggactcatttcactggcattatcaccttcatatcattcagatgctaaataacctagatgttgatacagcgtcgtaaataacccaataaaataaaaaaaaagaaaaccccTCATAACTGTAACCATGTTAACAGTTCATAACTTACTGTATCTTGCTGGTGCCACATCTGGCGTTGTGTCTCCAGTTCTTGTCTGAGATTGGCAATCTGTTCATCCTTACTCTGTAATAGAAAACAAAACTGGGTCAGAGGAAGCTCAGATAGCTAGGTGATAATTTGACTGAAGCAAGGGGTTGAAGGAAAGAAACCAGGGAAAAGTAACTAGATGATGATAATGAGCATGGTGATTTCATTTATGGTGCAAGGGAGCAAGGAAAACCCCTTCCTAACCGTAACCTTGGTAACAGTTAATCACTTACTGTTTCTTGCTGGCACCGCATCTGGCGTTCTGTCTCCAGTTCTTGTCTGAGATTGGCGATCTGTTCATCCTTACTctgtaacagaaaacaaaattgcgTCAGAGGAAGCTCAGTTAGTTAGGTGACAGTGTGATTGAAAGCAAGGGGTTGAAGGAAAGAAACCAGGGAAAAgtaactagatgatgatgatgatgagcatGGTGATTTCATTTATGCTGCAATGGAGCATGGAAAACCCCCTCTTAACTGTAACTTTGGTAACAGATCATCACTTACTGTTTCTTGCTGGTGCCGCATCTGGCGTTCTGTCTCCAGTTCTTGTCTGAGATTGGCAATCTGTTCATCCTTACCCTGTAACAGGAAACAAAATTGGGTCAGAGGAAGCTCAGATAGGTgataattttactggaagcaagggGTTGAAGGAAGGAAACCAGGGaaaactagatgatgatgatgatgatgatgatgatgatttcattTATGCTGAAATAGAGCGTGGAAAACCCCCTCCTAACTGTAACCTTGGTAACAGTTCATCACTTACTGTTTCTTGCTGGTGCCACATCTGGCGTTCTGTTTCCAGTTCTTGTCTGAGATTAGCAATCTGTTCATCTTTACTCTGCAATAGAAAACAAAACTGGGTCAGAAGAAGCTCAATAGTTAGGTGATAGTTTGACTGGAAGCAAAAGGTTGAAGAAAGGAAACCTGGGAAAAGTAACTAAATGATGCTGAGCATGATGATTTCATCTATGCTGCAATGGAGCTCGGAAAATCTCCTCgtaactgtaaccatggtaaTAGTTCATAACTTACTGTTTCTTGCTGGCACCACATCTGGCGTTCTGTTTCCAGTTCTTGTCTGAGATTGGCAATCTGTTCATCTTTACTCTGCAACAGGAAACAAAATTGGGTCAGAGGAAGCTCAGATAGTTAGGTGATAGTTTGACTGGAAGCAAAAGGTTGAAGAAAGGAAACCTGGGAAAAGTAACTAAATGATGCTGAGCATGATGATTTCATCTGTGCTGCAATGGAGCTCAGAAAATCTCCTCgtaactgtaaccatggtaaTAGTTCATAACTTACTGTATCTTGCTGGTGCTGCATTTGGCGTTCTGTCTCCAGTTCTTGTCTGAGATAGGCAATCTGTTCATCCTTACTCTgtaatagaaaacaaaattccGTCAGAAGAAGCTCAGATAGTGACAGTCTGACTGGAACCAAGAGATCGAATAAAAGAAACCAGGAAAAATAACTGATGATAATAACGATGAGAATGTTGATTTCACGTGTGCTGCAATGGAGCTCGAAAAATCTCCTCGTAACTGTAACCAGGTAACAGCTCATCATTTACTACTTCCTGCTGACACTGTATCTGGCGTTCTTGTCCGAGACAGCCCCCGCAATATGGACGTTTAGTAAtagcaacaagtgaagaaattttagaaaaaaatccaTGATATGGTGTTGAATGACCGTCGACTGAAAGAGcgggaaattagcgaggttatgaGTATCTCAACCGAATAGGTGCGCCACAGCGCCACATCTTAGTCAGTGTCTTGGGCATGTCAACCAGAGACAAAACAGCAATCGAAAAAATGGAAGTACAGTGATTCTCCGtctccaaagaaagcaaaagctgttCAATTGGCTGGGAAAGTCATGGTGTACATGTTCTGCAATTCTATGGGGATAATCATGAGGAAAACAATAACCAGAGAATATTATGCAACTCTCTTGCAGCAATATAAAGAGAAAATCCGCGAGAAGCGACCAGGTATGATAAAGAAGAAattttgtttcatcacgacaatgcacctgctATCACGGTTCCTAAACTATAAGAACTACAGTTCAAATTGTTCCCACACCTCTCCTACTCATCAGATCTTGTACCCTcaaacttctttcttttcccaaagctcaaaattcacttggctgggaagaaattttcgtcaaaaGAGGTTATCATAGATCTGGAAAAGGCCTTCGATAATATAGATAGAGAACTACTATGGAATATACTTATAAGAAGGGGATACCCGAAACACCTTGTGGAAGCAATTAAATCTCTCTATAAAGAAACCAGCATATGCTTAGTGATAGGAGGAAACTTGACAGAAGCGATTCCCACTAATAaaggagtaagacagggctgtAGTATCTCGccgacactttttaatatttacattgacgACATGTTTAGAACATGGAAATCTTATGTTACTCCaggaatatatttaaagaacaacactttcttgaactcccttttatatgctgatgataaagtaattatccaagacagtgaggataaattacagaaatcaatttatgttttaaataaaataacaaaagaatataattttaaaattgcagctcaaaaaaccaaaacaatggcatttaaaggaaaatacccaataaggacaaaaatagtaatcgatgaaataattatagaacaggttaaatattttaagtacctaggatgctacatttcatatgaaagagatatagacctggataaaaaacttaataactttcgaaatgtctgtggaacaatccatagatctttaaaaaaacaaaacaagaaaagatacacggataaaatttttcaatacaatcgcagtacctatgctaacttatggaagtgaagccagaataatgacagaaaaagataaatcaaaagtccaggtagcagaaatgaaatttatgagaagtacactaggatgtacaatacaagataaaaagaagaacatagatatacggaagaaattagaggtggaaccattgctggagaaattaaagagaaataacagaaggtggtgtgaacatctacaaaggatgccgaactacagactgccagctttagcaatgggatataaaccaaaaggaagacgagatgtaggaagaccaagagcgaaatgggcgccggaacaggttcaacatgaacctaatccttgaagtgaagaagaagaagaagaagaagaggttaTCACAGGAGCAGAAGGCTTTTTTGAAGAACTCATGGAATCTGTGTACAAGGAGAGTATAACAGCATTGCACCACCGGtgcaattaattgcttcttatttaagatagactgaataatcaatactttttgaatgcaaccTAAATGTTATACTGCAAAAGTGGAATTTGACTCATATATAATACCTCAAGATGAAATGAACCTTAATATATTTCGGCTATTAGACATTGATAATCGAATTTCCACACcaggctatgaacttttcaaataATCCTCGTATACCTCATGGCACAAGGAGATCTATAGGACAACCACCTAAATGATGGATTGAGTCTGCAACAGAcatcatgattttttttattgggttattttatgacgctgtatcaacatctaggttatttagcatctgaatgaaatgaaggtgataatgccggtgaaatgagtctggggtccagcacctaaagttacccagcatttgctcgtattcggttgagggaaaaccccggaaaaaacctcaaccaggtaacttgccccgaccgggattcgaacctgggccacctggtttcgtggccaacgcgctgaccgttactccacaggtgtggacgacatcaTGATCTGAGGTATGTTTAGTacatgacgattattattattattattattattattattactattattgtgaattgtaattatatacagtgtttcataaatatctgaGGGATTACAAAACTTCATTGCGAGTAAACTACTCAATTTATGTTAATGAAACCAGTTTAGAATGGACGACCTCAAATAGTTTTTTTGACACCTACAAAGTATGTTCAATGTGTGTACCACGGCTAACAAGACGCACATCCACATAGAAGACTAGTACTTGTAACACTCACATCAACATGAACTTGTCAACAGTGTCAACTGCTGCAATGATGCACACCCTTAGGTTTGCGATATTATGCATCATCGGTGGGACAAATACCTTGTCTTTGATGTAACCACacaagaaaaaagtcacatggtACGAGGTCTCGTGACCTTGTGGACCACAGCATTAGGTGCCgggtcatttcattcatttataatgcTGATAATAATGTAGTATCGCTACATAACAACCTCATGTCACCCCAACTTCTAAAAGCAGCTCAACTTTAAACTTTGTCTTCTGTTAGCTGGTGTTTACAGACAAATAGAAAAGAGCAACTGGAAAAGGAATGTTTTGTGATACTGGTTAGTGGCTTTACCTTTTATTCCAATATTCACTTGACTGCTTCATAATGTGTTTTATAGAATTCCAACTGCAACTTTGGTTGAATTTCCAAAAGCATTGAAAAGTTGGAAATTATTATCGGACTTTCACTCATGGTATCGATGGACATCACCTGTGACGCAAAAAATAAACTGTGGAACTGCAAGCAAGCAAAACGTGAAAAAATTCGAAGCAGTCCTTGAAACAAATCGGGTTACACCAGTTTATTTAGTTAGTCCGATTCTCTGGAACCCACCAGAATTCATTGCTGTTAGCCACATccatttgttaaaatatgtagtaACTTTATGCAATGCTGAGAGATTGTTTTTGGTGTATATCCAACCCAAACATACTGTCTGATCATCGACGGAACTTGACTCCACAAAATAATGCAGAAATATCTTGTGCCACATTGTGCTTCTTGCCTTCATAACATTGGAATCGTACCAAAAACTATATCGTGACATATATAAATGCGTAATCAGTATGAAATTATCTTCTAattcatcattatttaaaaaaaatatatataattttttaaataaataacaactttaACTCCCTGTGCAATTCTGACATCACATATTTAATACATATATTGaaaaggatgggtggagcgaagaaaaattctctctggcactgggactcgaacccgggttttcagctctatgtgctgacactttatccactaagccacaccggattccagttccgatgccggattgaatcctctcagtttaagttccacctcttagtgtccaactctcatgcactgtgtcacaatgtccaacacactatgtgcagaggtgcactcattacaagtgactaagtggccagcatccgacggaatgagtagtcttaaatcattaagttattatatacgcatatcatattactgaggcttttacttacatatttatgtacatatttttaggaTCAATATTAGCCTACATAAAAATCTGGTCTTTGTTCATCactaggcctgtgacattggagcatgtttactGTGAAAGAAAGCCAATTCACTCCAGAATATATAGGTACACAGAGTACGCTGCACCTCTCCGTCTTGTACAGTACAGTCTGTAGAAtagaataatacacacatcccTTTGAATTACTTTCTATCCTTATTTAACTTACTTCAactattagaaaattccattcaacacACGATATATTGCCTattgcgtgtttagtttgtaattacagtgaacaacaagatgCATTCTCAAAGTTCGAAAGCGAATGAGTGTCTACTACTATCTAGTATGGATTTGAATGCAGAAAAAGTGCGAAACGACAGgtgcatatgtgaaatatttgacatcatTCAATTATCTACTGTGTATCTGTCACCCGATAGAAAATTAGCTACCTGGCAGAGTGAACTGAACCCATCATttttttgtaatacatatttcatttttgtttcagatTTTGTTGCCTTGTATATTACCGGTATTTAGTTCAGACACAATATTATTCATTACTGAAATTTGTTCCACCAGTTTAACTCCCACTCTTTTCTGAACTTTGAATCGGATGAGGAATAAATCCAAAATTTGATACAGTAAAATGACACTATTGTTCAATATTTGGGTCACTAAGAAGTAATTGAaccacacatatatacatatatatatatatataagctgcATCATTCTTATCGAACATCTCTATCACCTTCTTTACGCTGGAAAAACGTTCTGCACAGTCCCTTGTTCCAGCCGTTTATGTTTCATTGAAcattatattccttgtttttagcagatgtaatgctgacattgcaaagtttacaatacagattttatttaGAATGCAAACTTCCTTGTTTTTAGCAGATGTAATGCTGACAttgcaaagtttacaatacagattttatttaGAATGCAAACTTCCTTGTTTTTAGCAGATGTAATGCTGACAttgcaaagtttacaatacagattttatttaGAATGCAAACTTCCTTGTTTTAGCAGATGTAATGCTGACATTGCAAggtttacaatacagattttatttaGAATGCAAACTTCCTTGTTTTTAGCAGATGTAATGCTGACAttgcaaagtttacaatacagattttatttaGAAAGCAAACTTCCTTGTTTTTAGCAGATGTAATGCTGACAttgcaaagtttacaatacagGTTTTATTTAGAATGCAAACTTCCTTGTTTTTAGCAGATGTAATGCTGACAttgcaaagtttacaatacagattttatttaGAATGCAAACTTCCTTGTTTTTAGCAGATGTAATGCTGACAttgcaaagtttacaatacagattttatttaGAATGCAAACTTCCTTGTTTTTAGCAGATGTAATGCTGACAttgcaaagtttacaatacagattttatttaGAATGCAAACTTCCTTGTTTTTAGCAGATGTAATGCTGACAttgcaaagtttacaatacagattttatttaGAAAGCAAACTTCCTTGTTTTTAGCAGATGTAATGCTGACAttgcaaagtttacaatacagGTTTTATTTAGAATGCAAACTTCCTTGTTTTTAGCAGATGTAATGCTGACAttgcaaagtttacaatacagattttatttaGAATGCAAACTTCCTTGTTTTTAGCAGATGTAATGCTGACAttgcaaagtttacaatacagattttatttaGAATGCAAACTTCCTTGTTTTTAGCAGATGTAATGCTGACATTGTaaagtttacaatacagattttatttaGAATGCAAACTTCACCATACTGTAAAACTAAATATTCTAGTTTCGAgacgtgtttctttccttctgagcCACACTACAGAGCGCACTACACTTCACGACAGTTTGTATTATACTTGAATGAACTGTGCCGCGGCGGTTGTGTCTCTCCGTACACACATACACTTGCGTACTCTGTGTATATCCTGTAGTGAATTGGCTTCttttcactgtaaacatgctccaatgtcacaggcctactCATCACTTACCTC
This sequence is a window from Periplaneta americana isolate PAMFEO1 chromosome 2, P.americana_PAMFEO1_priV1, whole genome shotgun sequence. Protein-coding genes within it:
- the LOC138691675 gene encoding uncharacterized protein isoform X1; protein product: MLRMAKPNPIPDLRQRVKTLEGQFRLLLPLREEVRILKERMDSWSLHGLETRKEDKAKDSIEPQKLRMVEGRLKLKEWELKERLSELEKLKEELDREKVELRQKYEEHQLQLQQVESKDEQIAYLRQELETERQMQHQQDTSKDEQIANLRQELETERQMWCQQETSKDEQIANLRQELETERQMWHQQETGKDEQIANLRQELETERQMRHQQETSKDEQIANLRQELETERQMRCQQETSKDEQIANLRQELETQRQMWHQQDTENRAAAEVGADLDKADSDGWTQLHWAAHRKDTYTVQVLLDAGSQVDAEDHDGCTPLWLAAERGHHDVCRVLLAAGAQLDVKAGLSGCTALHEAARCGHHAVCQLLLAAGALPNEPDHEDSWTPLHYAAAAGHAPVVQLLLQHGAERGGRDKRGRTALDVACEVRHTKVAAMLQS
- the LOC138691675 gene encoding ankyrin repeat and SAM domain-containing protein 3-like isoform X6 — translated: MLRMAKPNPIPDLRQRVKTLEGQFRLLLPLREEVRILKERMDSWSLHGLETRKEDKAKDSIEPQKLRMVEGRLKLKEWELKERLSELEKLKEELDREKVELRQKYEEHQLQLQQVESKDEQIAYLRQELETERQMQHQQDTSKDEQIANLRQELETERQMWCQQETSKDEQIANLRQELETERQMWHQQETGKDEQIANLRQELETERQMRHQQETENRAAAEVGADLDKADSDGWTQLHWAAHRKDTYTVQVLLDAGSQVDAEDHDGCTPLWLAAERGHHDVCRVLLAAGAQLDVKAGLSGCTALHEAARCGHHAVCQLLLAAGALPNEPDHEDSWTPLHYAAAAGHAPVVQLLLQHGAERGGRDKRGRTALDVACEVRHTKVAAMLQS
- the LOC138691675 gene encoding uncharacterized protein isoform X2 translates to MAKPNPIPDLRQRVKTLEGQFRLLLPLREEVRILKERMDSWSLHGLETRKEDKAKDSIEPQKLRMVEGRLKLKEWELKERLSELEKLKEELDREKVELRQKYEEHQLQLQQVESKDEQIAYLRQELETERQMQHQQDTSKDEQIANLRQELETERQMWCQQETSKDEQIANLRQELETERQMWHQQETGKDEQIANLRQELETERQMRHQQETSKDEQIANLRQELETERQMRCQQETSKDEQIANLRQELETQRQMWHQQDTENRAAAEVGADLDKADSDGWTQLHWAAHRKDTYTVQVLLDAGSQVDAEDHDGCTPLWLAAERGHHDVCRVLLAAGAQLDVKAGLSGCTALHEAARCGHHAVCQLLLAAGALPNEPDHEDSWTPLHYAAAAGHAPVVQLLLQHGAERGGRDKRGRTALDVACEVRHTKVAAMLQS
- the LOC138691675 gene encoding uncharacterized protein isoform X5; this encodes MLRMAKPNPIPDLRQRVKTLEGQFRLLLPLREEVRILKERMDSWSLHGLETRKEDKAKDSIEPQKLRMVEGRLKLKEWELKERLSELEKLKEELDREKVELRQKYEEHQLQLQQVESKDEQIANLRQELETERQMWCQQETSKDEQIANLRQELETERQMWHQQETGKDEQIANLRQELETERQMRHQQETSKDEQIANLRQELETERQMRCQQETSKDEQIANLRQELETQRQMWHQQDTENRAAAEVGADLDKADSDGWTQLHWAAHRKDTYTVQVLLDAGSQVDAEDHDGCTPLWLAAERGHHDVCRVLLAAGAQLDVKAGLSGCTALHEAARCGHHAVCQLLLAAGALPNEPDHEDSWTPLHYAAAAGHAPVVQLLLQHGAERGGRDKRGRTALDVACEVRHTKVAAMLQS
- the LOC138691675 gene encoding uncharacterized protein isoform X3 is translated as MLRMAKPNPIPDLRQRVKTLEGQFRLLLPLREEVRILKERMDSWSLHGLETRKEDKAKDSIEPQKLRMVEGRLKLKEWELKERLSELEKLKEELDREKVELRQKYEEHQLQLQQVESKDEQIAYLRQELETERQMQHQQDTSKDEQIANLRQELETERQMWCQQETSKDEQIANLRQELETERQMWHQQETSKDEQIANLRQELETERQMRCQQETSKDEQIANLRQELETQRQMWHQQDTENRAAAEVGADLDKADSDGWTQLHWAAHRKDTYTVQVLLDAGSQVDAEDHDGCTPLWLAAERGHHDVCRVLLAAGAQLDVKAGLSGCTALHEAARCGHHAVCQLLLAAGALPNEPDHEDSWTPLHYAAAAGHAPVVQLLLQHGAERGGRDKRGRTALDVACEVRHTKVAAMLQS
- the LOC138691675 gene encoding uncharacterized protein isoform X7, with product MLRMAKPNPIPDLRQRVKTLEGQFRLLLPLREEVRILKERMDSWSLHGLETRKEDKAKDSIEPQKLRMVEGRLKLKEWELKERLSELEKLKEELDREKVELRQKYEEHQLQLQQVESKDEQIAYLRQELETERQMQHQQDTSKDEQIANLRQELETERQMWCQQETSKDEQIANLRQELETERQMRCQQETSKDEQIANLRQELETQRQMWHQQDTENRAAAEVGADLDKADSDGWTQLHWAAHRKDTYTVQVLLDAGSQVDAEDHDGCTPLWLAAERGHHDVCRVLLAAGAQLDVKAGLSGCTALHEAARCGHHAVCQLLLAAGALPNEPDHEDSWTPLHYAAAAGHAPVVQLLLQHGAERGGRDKRGRTALDVACEVRHTKVAAMLQS
- the LOC138691675 gene encoding uncharacterized protein isoform X8: MLRMAKPNPIPDLRQRVKTLEGQFRLLLPLREEVRILKERMDSWSLHGLETRKEDKAKDSIEPQKLRMVEGRLKLKEWELKERLSELEKLKEELDREKVELRQKYEEHQLQLQQVESKDEQIAYLRQELETERQMQHQQDTSKDEQIANLRQELETERQMRCQQETSKDEQIANLRQELETQRQMWHQQDTENRAAAEVGADLDKADSDGWTQLHWAAHRKDTYTVQVLLDAGSQVDAEDHDGCTPLWLAAERGHHDVCRVLLAAGAQLDVKAGLSGCTALHEAARCGHHAVCQLLLAAGALPNEPDHEDSWTPLHYAAAAGHAPVVQLLLQHGAERGGRDKRGRTALDVACEVRHTKVAAMLQS
- the LOC138691675 gene encoding uncharacterized protein isoform X4 translates to MLRMAKPNPIPDLRQRVKTLEGQFRLLLPLREEVRILKERMDSWSLHGLETRKEDKAKDSIEPQKLRMVEGRLKLKEWELKERLSELEKLKEELDREKVELRQKYEEHQLQLQQVESKDEQIAYLRQELETERQMQHQQDTSKDEQIANLRQELETERQMWCQQETSKDEQIANLRQELETERQMWHQQETGKDEQIANLRQELETERQMRHQQETSKDEQIANLRQELETQRQMWHQQDTENRAAAEVGADLDKADSDGWTQLHWAAHRKDTYTVQVLLDAGSQVDAEDHDGCTPLWLAAERGHHDVCRVLLAAGAQLDVKAGLSGCTALHEAARCGHHAVCQLLLAAGALPNEPDHEDSWTPLHYAAAAGHAPVVQLLLQHGAERGGRDKRGRTALDVACEVRHTKVAAMLQS
- the LOC138691675 gene encoding uncharacterized protein isoform X9 codes for the protein MLRMAKPNPIPDLRQRVKTLEGQFRLLLPLREEVRILKERMDSWSLHGLETRKEDKAKDSIEPQKLRMVEGRLKLKEWELKERLSELEKLKEELDREKVELRQKYEEHQLQLQQVESKDEQIANLRQELETERQMWCQQETSKDEQIANLRQELETERQMRCQQETSKDEQIANLRQELETQRQMWHQQDTENRAAAEVGADLDKADSDGWTQLHWAAHRKDTYTVQVLLDAGSQVDAEDHDGCTPLWLAAERGHHDVCRVLLAAGAQLDVKAGLSGCTALHEAARCGHHAVCQLLLAAGALPNEPDHEDSWTPLHYAAAAGHAPVVQLLLQHGAERGGRDKRGRTALDVACEVRHTKVAAMLQS